A genomic stretch from Bordetella sp. N includes:
- a CDS encoding tripartite tricarboxylate transporter substrate binding protein: MGDKTLSASRRAWMQRGLMLGGAAMLGTGASARAVAAATADAWPNGPIRLVVPFPPGGSVDTVARTVGPQLATQLGQPVIIENRPGASSVMGAQHVKQSKPDGYTILLNASLQVANPVLLTTATYDALNDFVPITEIGAQPQLVVVKADGPYKTMADLVEDARKRPRHVTWAIAAFGAAGHLACALVNVQAKVDMPIIPYKGGGPALMDVMGGHVSAQIEPMASAYPHVQAGKLRALAVTSAQRLTSLPDVPTVAESGFPGFDMPSWYGLWAPAGTPRAIVDKVYAETAKALKVQAVADKLAAISFIPMGTTPDVFAKYSASELEKYRDLINKANIKADA; the protein is encoded by the coding sequence ATGGGAGACAAGACGCTTTCCGCCAGCCGCCGCGCATGGATGCAGCGTGGACTGATGCTGGGTGGCGCCGCCATGCTGGGCACGGGGGCAAGCGCCCGTGCCGTGGCGGCCGCCACCGCCGACGCCTGGCCCAACGGTCCGATCCGGCTGGTGGTGCCGTTCCCGCCGGGCGGTTCGGTGGATACCGTGGCGCGCACCGTGGGCCCGCAACTGGCGACGCAGCTGGGACAACCCGTGATCATCGAAAATCGGCCGGGCGCCAGCAGCGTGATGGGTGCTCAGCACGTCAAACAGTCCAAACCGGACGGCTACACCATTCTGCTGAACGCCTCACTGCAGGTCGCCAACCCGGTGCTGCTGACCACGGCTACCTACGATGCGCTCAACGACTTCGTGCCCATCACGGAAATCGGCGCGCAGCCGCAGCTGGTGGTGGTGAAGGCCGATGGTCCGTACAAGACCATGGCCGACCTGGTGGAGGACGCGCGCAAACGCCCGCGCCACGTCACCTGGGCGATTGCCGCTTTTGGCGCGGCGGGCCACCTGGCCTGCGCCCTGGTCAATGTGCAGGCGAAAGTCGACATGCCTATCATTCCTTACAAGGGTGGCGGCCCCGCGTTGATGGATGTGATGGGCGGACACGTCTCGGCCCAGATCGAGCCGATGGCGTCGGCCTATCCGCACGTGCAGGCGGGCAAGCTGCGCGCGCTGGCGGTAACCAGCGCCCAAAGGCTGACGTCCTTGCCGGATGTGCCCACCGTCGCCGAGAGCGGCTTTCCCGGCTTCGACATGCCCAGCTGGTATGGCTTGTGGGCGCCGGCGGGTACGCCGCGCGCCATCGTCGACAAGGTGTACGCGGAAACCGCCAAGGCGCTCAAGGTGCAGGCGGTGGCCGACAAGCTGGCGGCCATTTCCTTCATTCCCATGGGGACCACGCCGGACGTCTTCGCCAAGTACTCGGCGAGCGAGCTGGAGAAGTACCGCGACCTGATCAACAAGGCGAATATCAAGGCCGACGCTTGA
- a CDS encoding NAD(P)-dependent oxidoreductase translates to MSQYKTLGFIGLGVMGEPMCNNLVRKAGLPVHVFDMNAEAVQRVTANGGKAEASAADVGAKADVVFLSLPSIDQVEPVARALVAGARKPSTIVDMSTSDVARSRALAAELKALGVTFVDAPVARTAEAAVKGTLLISVGGSDGDFEALKPLLSCMGSDVLHCGDTGCGQIVKILNNMMVFMTVNALSEVLTIGRRAGMDGERLFELLSGGSADSFALRNHGMKALVKDSFPEKVFPMVYAIKDASLALSLAKAGSFQPKIATYTHNLMCQARDAGIVNNYHPAIVQLVDGRITPKTDIKP, encoded by the coding sequence ATGAGTCAATACAAAACCCTCGGTTTCATAGGCCTGGGCGTCATGGGCGAACCCATGTGCAACAACCTGGTGCGCAAGGCGGGCCTGCCGGTACATGTCTTCGACATGAACGCCGAAGCGGTGCAACGCGTGACGGCCAATGGTGGCAAGGCGGAAGCGTCCGCCGCGGATGTCGGCGCCAAGGCCGATGTCGTGTTTCTTTCCCTGCCGTCGATCGACCAGGTCGAACCCGTGGCGCGTGCCCTGGTAGCCGGCGCGCGCAAGCCGTCGACCATCGTCGACATGAGCACCAGCGATGTGGCGCGCAGCCGCGCCTTGGCCGCCGAGTTGAAGGCCTTGGGCGTGACGTTCGTCGACGCGCCGGTGGCCCGCACCGCCGAGGCGGCGGTCAAGGGTACGCTGCTGATCAGCGTGGGTGGCAGCGATGGCGACTTCGAGGCGCTTAAGCCCCTGCTGTCCTGCATGGGCTCGGATGTACTGCATTGCGGCGACACCGGCTGCGGCCAGATCGTCAAGATCCTCAACAACATGATGGTCTTCATGACGGTCAATGCCCTGTCCGAAGTGCTGACCATCGGCCGCCGCGCGGGCATGGACGGCGAACGGCTGTTCGAGCTGCTGTCGGGCGGATCGGCGGACAGCTTCGCCCTGCGCAACCACGGCATGAAGGCCCTGGTGAAGGACAGCTTCCCGGAGAAGGTCTTCCCCATGGTCTATGCGATCAAGGACGCCAGCCTGGCGCTGTCGCTCGCCAAGGCGGGGTCGTTCCAGCCTAAGATCGCCACCTATACGCACAACCTGATGTGCCAGGCCCGCGATGCCGGCATCGTCAATAATTACCACCCCGCCATCGTGCAGCTGGTGGACGGGCGCATCACGCCGAAGACGGACATCAAGCCCTGA
- a CDS encoding GNAT family N-acetyltransferase, with translation MATRNNEYGQPIGPALPDWSARPDPAAVTLQGRHCRLEPLDAQRHAADLHAAYQVAPDGRDWTYLSLERPATLEEFQRYAENAARSSDPRHYAVIDLRTNQAVGTLALMRITPAVGVIEVGHVTFSPLLKRTPISTEAQFLLMAYAFDQLGYRRYEWKCDSLNGPSRAAAERLGFSFEGVFRQLVVYKGRSRDTAWYAIIDTEWPVLKQAFETWLAPANQDEQGRQKKSLAAIRAEIKG, from the coding sequence ATGGCCACCCGCAACAACGAATACGGACAACCCATAGGCCCCGCGCTGCCGGACTGGTCGGCCCGCCCCGACCCGGCTGCCGTCACGCTGCAAGGCCGGCATTGCCGCCTTGAACCCCTCGATGCGCAGCGCCATGCCGCTGATCTCCACGCGGCGTATCAGGTCGCGCCCGATGGCCGTGACTGGACGTATTTGTCTCTGGAGCGGCCCGCCACGCTGGAAGAATTCCAACGCTATGCCGAGAATGCTGCCCGCAGCAGCGATCCGCGCCACTATGCGGTGATCGACCTGCGCACGAACCAGGCGGTCGGCACCCTGGCGCTGATGCGCATCACGCCCGCGGTGGGCGTGATTGAAGTCGGCCATGTCACCTTCTCGCCGCTGCTCAAGCGCACGCCTATCTCCACCGAGGCGCAATTCCTGCTCATGGCCTATGCCTTCGATCAGCTCGGTTATCGGCGCTATGAATGGAAGTGCGACAGCCTTAACGGGCCCTCACGCGCGGCCGCCGAGCGCCTGGGGTTCAGCTTCGAAGGCGTGTTCCGGCAACTGGTCGTCTATAAGGGCCGCTCGCGCGACACCGCGTGGTACGCCATCATTGACACCGAATGGCCCGTCTTGAAACAGGCCTTCGAGACCTGGCTCGCGCCCGCGAACCAGGACGAGCAGGGGCGGCAGAAGAAATCCCTGGCCGCGATTCGCGCGGAGATCAAGGGCTGA
- a CDS encoding LysR family transcriptional regulator, with product MDMRQLRYFVMVAEELSFSRAAERLHMSQPPLSQHIKLLEEDLGVQLFQRTRREVKLTDAGAVFLRESRLLLGQMKAAVSATVRAAHSDAGVLRLGVATSALFHVLPTFVEMVRERYPRVEISVSDMQSQDQITAVSHGQLDIGLVHIRPDRSKLMRLPIYREHYMAVLPQGHALAAKADFQLADLADEPMIALAREHGPTVFDAIVASCYEAGFSPSFKHTARSPLTIFQMVRLGFGVALVPRSYASSEYPGVLFRALPATAGQVRMEAIWSEKHASALTLKIAGELLPLLAPDSADLADPDLRA from the coding sequence ATGGACATGAGACAACTGCGTTACTTCGTCATGGTGGCCGAAGAACTGAGTTTCAGCCGGGCGGCCGAACGCCTGCACATGTCCCAACCGCCCTTGTCGCAACACATCAAGCTGTTGGAAGAAGACCTGGGCGTACAGTTGTTCCAGCGCACGCGGCGGGAGGTCAAGCTGACTGACGCGGGCGCCGTGTTCCTGCGCGAAAGCCGCCTGCTGCTGGGCCAGATGAAAGCCGCGGTCAGCGCCACCGTGCGTGCCGCGCACAGCGACGCCGGCGTCTTGCGTCTGGGGGTCGCCACATCGGCTCTGTTCCATGTCCTGCCCACCTTCGTCGAGATGGTGCGCGAGCGATATCCCCGCGTGGAAATCTCGGTCAGCGACATGCAGTCGCAGGACCAGATCACCGCGGTCAGCCACGGCCAGCTGGATATCGGCCTGGTGCATATCCGTCCGGACCGCAGCAAGCTGATGCGCCTGCCCATCTACCGCGAACATTACATGGCGGTGCTGCCCCAAGGCCATGCGCTGGCCGCGAAGGCGGACTTCCAGCTCGCCGACCTGGCCGACGAACCCATGATCGCCTTGGCGCGGGAGCATGGTCCAACCGTTTTCGATGCCATCGTCGCCAGTTGCTACGAGGCGGGCTTCAGCCCGTCGTTCAAGCACACGGCCCGCAGCCCGCTGACGATCTTCCAGATGGTGCGGCTCGGCTTCGGCGTGGCCCTGGTGCCGCGCTCCTACGCGTCCAGCGAATATCCCGGCGTGCTGTTCCGCGCGTTGCCGGCAACGGCGGGACAGGTGCGCATGGAGGCGATCTGGAGCGAGAAGCATGCTTCCGCGCTCACGCTCAAGATCGCCGGCGAACTGCTGCCGCTGCTGGCGCCCGACTCCGCCGACCTCGCCGACCCCGACCTCAGGGCTTGA
- a CDS encoding aldehyde dehydrogenase — translation MQKYDLYIDGARVPATSGRRLQSTNPYTGAVWAEIPDAGAEDVAAAVAAANRVFEREWRHTPGIKRAALMLKLAGLIEKDAERMSRIESTDNGKIVRETRPQMLWVGRQLRYFAGYADKLFGQQVPVDQPDVMDYLTLEPYGVAALITAWNSPLALLANKLAPALAAGNCVVVKPSEHASASTLEFAALVEEAGFPAGVFNVVTGGADTGRALVEDPGVALVSFTGSPGVGREIAAMAGRRLVPVKLELGGKSPNIIFDDADLDRAVVGALAGIFGATGQTCVAGSRLLVQRKVLDEVVSRLAERAPRIRMGDPLDPATEMGTVANEPQFRRILAAIDSAKEAGARLVTGGGRATGAGLGDGYFIQPTIFSDVDNASHLAQEEIFGPVLAIIPFDTEEEAIRLANDSRYGLAAGLWTRDLARAMRVSRSLQAGSVWVNTYRALAAGAPFGGFKESGIGRERGEAGLREYLTTRNVMIDYSNEVRDPFAIRT, via the coding sequence ATACAGAAGTACGACCTATACATAGACGGCGCGCGCGTGCCCGCCACCAGCGGCCGCCGCCTGCAAAGCACCAATCCCTATACCGGCGCCGTGTGGGCCGAGATTCCCGACGCCGGCGCCGAGGACGTGGCCGCCGCGGTTGCCGCCGCCAACCGCGTCTTCGAGCGCGAGTGGCGCCACACCCCCGGCATCAAGCGCGCCGCCTTGATGTTGAAGCTGGCGGGCCTGATCGAGAAAGATGCCGAGCGCATGTCGCGCATCGAGAGCACCGACAACGGCAAGATCGTGCGCGAAACCCGGCCGCAAATGCTCTGGGTGGGGCGGCAGCTGCGCTATTTCGCCGGCTACGCGGACAAGCTGTTCGGGCAACAGGTGCCGGTCGACCAACCCGACGTCATGGACTACCTGACCCTGGAACCCTATGGCGTGGCCGCCCTGATCACGGCATGGAATTCACCGCTGGCCCTGCTGGCCAACAAGCTGGCGCCGGCACTGGCTGCGGGCAATTGCGTGGTGGTCAAACCCTCCGAGCACGCGTCAGCGTCAACGCTGGAGTTCGCCGCGCTGGTGGAGGAAGCCGGCTTTCCGGCAGGCGTGTTCAACGTCGTCACCGGCGGCGCGGATACGGGTCGCGCGCTGGTGGAAGACCCCGGCGTGGCGCTGGTGAGCTTCACCGGCAGCCCCGGCGTGGGCCGCGAGATCGCCGCCATGGCCGGACGCCGGCTGGTGCCGGTCAAGCTGGAACTGGGCGGCAAGTCGCCCAACATCATCTTCGACGACGCGGATCTGGACCGCGCGGTGGTGGGCGCCCTGGCGGGCATCTTCGGCGCCACCGGACAGACCTGCGTGGCGGGTTCACGCCTGCTGGTGCAGCGCAAGGTGCTGGACGAAGTGGTCAGCCGCCTGGCCGAGCGCGCACCGCGCATCCGCATGGGCGATCCCCTGGACCCCGCCACGGAAATGGGCACGGTGGCCAACGAACCGCAGTTCCGCCGCATCCTCGCCGCGATCGACAGCGCCAAGGAAGCCGGCGCGCGCCTGGTCACGGGGGGCGGCCGCGCGACCGGCGCGGGGCTGGGCGACGGCTATTTCATCCAGCCGACGATATTCTCCGACGTGGATAACGCCAGTCATCTGGCCCAGGAGGAAATCTTCGGACCCGTGTTGGCCATCATCCCTTTCGATACCGAGGAAGAGGCGATACGGTTGGCCAACGACAGCCGCTACGGCCTGGCCGCGGGCCTGTGGACCCGCGACCTGGCGCGTGCCATGCGCGTGTCGCGTTCCCTGCAGGCCGGGTCGGTATGGGTCAATACCTATCGGGCGCTGGCGGCGGGTGCGCCGTTCGGCGGCTTCAAGGAATCCGGCATCGGGCGCGAGCGTGGCGAAGCAGGCCTGCGCGAGTACCTGACCACGCGCAACGTGATGATCGATTATTCCAACGAGGTGCGCGACCCGTTCGCGATCCGCACCTGA
- the ppc gene encoding phosphoenolpyruvate carboxylase: MKNLQAESDKEKPLLEDIRLLGQILGEVIREQEGEEAYALIEHIRQLAVADRRGQADAPEGQLENLLHGLSGDQAVTVVRAFTYFSHLANLAEDRHFLRRREAHEQRGEQSRGSVAGALDRLQAAGVNQTDIVATLERAYISPVLTAHPTEVQRKSILDAEKAIAGHLGRWEQLRQVEARHDGDARLPAWRRETEDAIRARVTQLWQTRMIRNAKLTVQDEIDNALSYYESTFLTEVPTLYETLEDCLDVPRLPVFFRMGQWIGGDRDGNPNVTATSLRYALQRQSRVALRHYLAEVHALGAELSLSERRVGVSAALHELAQSSGDDSERRADEPYRRALTVVYARLAARLRTLSANENIYPHESVSRPAYATVDEFLADLRVVQASLKENHGATLAAGRLRSLIRKVEVFGFHLATLDMRQSSDQHESVIAELLNAAGLADDYTTLDEPARRALLLRTLADPRPLTIPGHDYAERTRVELDIYAAAREVVATHGAQALRHYIISHTEDVSDLLEVLVLLKEAGILTGAWPAQARTPVIVVPLFETIGDLRRAPDIMREYYALPGIAAMVLRSGAEQDVMLGYSDSNKDGGILTSHWELYVAEVALARLFAELSTQNGTPLRLRMFHGRGGAVGRGGGPSYEAILAQPPGTVNAQIRLTEQGEVIASKYANPEIARRNLETLVAATLEATLLPDAHPARDEYLAAAQDLSDAGMAAYRDVVYGIPDFAHYFYDATPVREIAELNIGSRPASRKPGRKLEDLRAIPWGFGWGQSRLTLPGWFGLGSAVDRYVANHPDGAEAAWQLLREMHQQWPFFRTLVANIDMVLAKSDMNLARKYATLVEDRALAKTVFDAIAAEWHRTVAALAGITGSDDRLAGNPGLARSMRHRFPYIDPLHHIQVELLRRWRAGETDERIQTAIHISINGIAAALRNSG; the protein is encoded by the coding sequence ATGAAAAATCTGCAGGCAGAAAGCGATAAAGAGAAACCCTTGCTGGAGGATATCCGCCTGTTGGGGCAGATATTGGGCGAGGTGATACGCGAGCAGGAAGGCGAGGAGGCCTATGCCCTGATCGAGCATATCCGCCAGTTGGCCGTGGCCGACCGGCGCGGGCAGGCCGATGCCCCCGAAGGCCAGCTGGAGAACCTGCTGCATGGCCTGTCAGGCGACCAGGCCGTGACGGTGGTGCGGGCCTTCACCTACTTCAGCCACCTGGCCAACCTGGCCGAGGACCGGCATTTCCTGCGGCGGCGCGAAGCCCATGAGCAGCGCGGCGAGCAATCCCGTGGCAGCGTGGCGGGCGCGCTGGATCGCCTGCAAGCCGCGGGGGTGAACCAGACCGACATCGTGGCGACCCTGGAGCGGGCCTATATCTCGCCGGTCCTCACCGCCCACCCCACCGAGGTGCAGCGCAAGAGCATCCTGGACGCGGAAAAGGCCATCGCGGGCCACTTGGGACGTTGGGAACAGCTGCGCCAGGTCGAGGCGCGCCACGATGGCGACGCGCGCCTGCCCGCCTGGCGGCGCGAAACCGAAGACGCCATCCGGGCGCGCGTCACCCAACTCTGGCAGACGCGCATGATACGCAATGCCAAGCTGACGGTGCAGGACGAGATCGACAATGCCCTGAGCTACTACGAGTCGACGTTCCTGACCGAAGTGCCGACGCTGTACGAAACCCTGGAAGACTGCCTGGATGTGCCGCGCCTGCCGGTGTTTTTCCGCATGGGCCAATGGATAGGCGGCGACCGCGACGGCAATCCCAATGTCACGGCCACCTCCTTGCGCTATGCCTTGCAAAGGCAATCCCGCGTTGCCTTGCGCCATTATCTGGCGGAGGTCCACGCGCTGGGCGCGGAGCTTTCGTTGTCGGAGCGGCGCGTTGGCGTCAGCGCGGCCTTGCACGAGCTGGCCCAGTCGTCCGGCGACGACAGCGAGCGGCGCGCCGATGAGCCCTACCGGCGCGCATTGACCGTGGTCTATGCCCGTCTGGCGGCACGGCTACGCACCTTGTCGGCCAATGAAAACATCTATCCGCATGAAAGCGTCAGCCGTCCGGCGTACGCAACGGTGGATGAGTTCCTGGCCGACTTGCGCGTCGTGCAAGCCTCGCTCAAGGAAAACCATGGCGCCACCCTGGCGGCCGGCCGCCTGAGAAGCCTGATACGCAAGGTCGAGGTATTCGGTTTTCACCTTGCGACGCTGGACATGCGCCAGAGTTCCGACCAGCACGAGTCCGTCATCGCCGAGTTGCTGAACGCGGCGGGCCTGGCCGACGACTACACCACCCTGGATGAGCCCGCGCGCCGCGCGCTGCTGCTGCGCACCTTGGCCGATCCGCGTCCCTTGACCATCCCCGGCCATGACTACGCCGAACGTACGCGCGTCGAGCTGGACATCTACGCGGCGGCGCGCGAGGTCGTCGCGACGCATGGCGCGCAGGCGCTGCGGCACTACATCATCAGCCACACGGAAGACGTCAGCGATCTGCTGGAAGTGCTGGTGCTGTTGAAGGAGGCGGGCATTCTGACGGGCGCATGGCCCGCGCAGGCGCGCACGCCGGTGATCGTCGTGCCGCTGTTCGAGACCATAGGCGACCTGCGGCGCGCGCCGGACATCATGCGCGAGTACTACGCGCTGCCGGGCATCGCGGCCATGGTGCTGCGTTCGGGCGCCGAGCAGGATGTGATGCTGGGATACTCCGACAGCAACAAGGACGGCGGCATCCTTACCAGCCATTGGGAGCTGTACGTGGCCGAGGTGGCCCTGGCGCGTCTGTTCGCCGAGCTGTCGACCCAGAACGGCACGCCGTTGCGCCTGCGCATGTTCCATGGCCGCGGCGGCGCGGTGGGACGCGGCGGCGGCCCCAGCTACGAAGCCATCCTGGCGCAGCCGCCTGGCACGGTGAACGCGCAGATCCGCCTGACCGAGCAGGGCGAGGTGATCGCTTCCAAGTACGCCAATCCAGAAATCGCCCGGCGCAATCTGGAAACCCTGGTGGCCGCGACCCTGGAAGCGACCTTGCTGCCGGACGCCCATCCGGCGCGGGACGAATACCTGGCCGCCGCCCAGGACCTGTCCGACGCGGGCATGGCGGCCTATCGCGACGTGGTCTACGGCATCCCTGACTTCGCGCACTATTTCTACGACGCCACGCCGGTGCGTGAGATCGCCGAGTTGAATATCGGATCGCGGCCGGCTTCGCGCAAGCCCGGCCGCAAGCTGGAAGACCTGCGCGCCATTCCCTGGGGCTTCGGCTGGGGCCAGAGCCGCCTGACCTTGCCCGGCTGGTTCGGCCTGGGCAGCGCGGTGGACCGCTACGTCGCGAATCATCCGGATGGCGCGGAGGCCGCCTGGCAGCTGCTGCGCGAGATGCACCAGCAGTGGCCCTTCTTCCGCACCCTGGTCGCCAACATCGACATGGTGCTGGCCAAGAGCGACATGAACCTGGCGCGCAAGTACGCGACCTTGGTGGAAGACCGGGCCCTGGCCAAGACGGTGTTCGACGCGATCGCGGCTGAATGGCATCGCACAGTCGCCGCCCTGGCCGGCATCACGGGTAGCGACGACAGGTTGGCGGGCAACCCGGGGCTGGCGCGCTCGATGCGGCACCGCTTTCCCTATATCGATCCTTTGCATCACATCCAGGTCGAGTTGTTGCGGCGTTGGCGGGCGGGCGAGACGGATGAGCGCATCCAGACCGCCATCCACATCAGCATCAACGGCATTGCCGCGGCCCTGCGAAACAGCGGGTGA